In the Wyeomyia smithii strain HCP4-BCI-WySm-NY-G18 chromosome 2, ASM2978416v1, whole genome shotgun sequence genome, one interval contains:
- the LOC129721135 gene encoding dnaJ homolog subfamily C member 22: MGEKLSPSTSSTVRKSSPGKQNNGQAPPEKTPPKRKSREEKLNQLFGSPPPDFVVGERPPQKSVFIAYILWLFGGFFGLHHLYLHQDRRAFVWWCTLGGYFGCGWLSEIYQIPAMVRDCNEDPRFVEEFREKIRTYKKPPFNTPRFVMAIMVGFLFGQMIMISIPQEVFAGVDWSFLHWLIPLGVAIGVWTVGNTGREKGVFWHSLVGAYLSYPLRYFVLDEAYWFTLMAFASAFAFDNYSKQWNLDVPKREKPLKRAAIIIPCVLLYLSLWGCFFYFNGTITDSDGDEVPVHEAIHNFIKSPWWTDLKQTVADTIQFAKHNGWAEVWKQIIDSMDADGEQNAYKVLGVSPTASQTEITSVWRKLSRENHPDKVKDEAQRRAAQEKFMEIQQAYEVLSKIKSKRRQRNKKSNEEL; this comes from the exons ATGGGTGAAAAACTGTCACCTTCGACCTCATCCACGGTCCGGAAGTCATCGCCAGGCAAACAGAACAACGGTCAGGCACCCCCGGAAAAGACTCCACCGAAGCGCAAAAGCAGAGAGGAAAAGCTAAACCAGTTGTTCGGCTCTCCCCCGCCAGACTTTGTTGTGGGCGAACGTCCACCGCAAAAATCGGTCTTCATCGCTTACATTTTGTGGCTTTTCGGCGGTTTCTTCGGGCTACATCATCTCTACCTGCATCAGGACCGGCGAGCATTCGTCTGGTGGTGCACACTGGGTGGCTATTTCGGGTGTGGATGGCTTTCCGAGATTTACCAAATACCGGCCATGGTGCGGGACTGCAACGAGGATCCTCGGTTCGTTGAGGAATTTCGCGAGAAAATTCGCACGTACAAGAAACCGCCGTTTAATACTCCCCGTTTTGTGATGGCCATTATGGTGGGTTTTCTGTTCGGGCAGATGATTATGATTTCGATACCCCAGGAAGTGTTTGCCGGTGTTGATTGGAGCTTCTTGCATTGGCTGATTCCGCTGGGGGTAGCGATTG GTGTTTGGACGGTCGGTAATACGGGTCGGGAGAAGGGAGTCTTCTGGCACAGTTTGGTGGGAGCCTACCTCTCATATCCGCTGCGATACTTTGTGCTGGACGAAGCTTACTGGTTTACGCTGATGGCTTTTGCTTCGGCATTTGCATTTGATAACTACTCAAAGCAATGGAATTTGGACGTTCCGAAGCGTGAAAAACCTTTGAA GCGAGCAGCAATCATTATTCCTTGTGTCTTGCTGTATTTATCATTGTGGGGATGTTTCTTCTACTTCAATGGCACTATTACCGACTCGGATGGCGACGAAGTTCCGGTGCACGAAGCGATCCACAACTTTATCAAGTCTCCTTGGTGGACGGATTTGAAGCAAACCGTTGCCGACACGATTCAATTTGCCAAACATAACGGATGGGCGGAGGTTTGGAAGCAGATTATAGACTCGATGGATGCGGATGGAGAGCAAAACGCGTACAAGGTGCTAGGAGTAAGTCCTACGGCTTCGCAAACCGAAATTACTTCGGTTTGGCGAAAACTGTCCAGGGAGAACCACCCGGATAAGGTGAAGGACGAAGCTCAGCGTCGGGCGGCACAGGAGAAGTTTATGGAAATTCAGCAAGCGTATGAGGTGTTGAGTAAAATTAAATCCAAAAGACGACAGCGAAATAAGAAATCGAATGAAGAGCTTTAG